In Saccharolobus solfataricus, a genomic segment contains:
- a CDS encoding 30S ribosomal protein S27e, translating to MRKLRVLIPEPKSRFLRVKCPNCGNEQTIFSHATFPVRCLSCGTELVYSMGGKAKIVGEVVRIMG from the coding sequence ATGAGAAAACTAAGGGTCCTAATTCCAGAGCCAAAGAGTAGATTCCTTAGAGTAAAGTGTCCAAATTGTGGTAATGAACAAACAATATTTAGTCATGCTACATTTCCAGTTAGATGTCTAAGTTGTGGGACTGAGTTAGTATACTCTATGGGCGGTAAAGCAAAAATAGTTGGAGAAGTAGTTAGAATAATGGGTTAA
- a CDS encoding translation initiation factor IF-2 subunit alpha → MIYSRSKLPSEGEILIATVKQVFDYGSYVSLDEYGGLQAFLPWSEVSSKWVKNIRDVLKENRKVIVKVIRVDRRKGTVDVSLKKVTDDERRKKNLQWKKIQRLDKILELVSQKLKLSEKDAWEQVAWKLEAKYGDPITAIEKAVKEGEKILIDAGVPEIWVKPLLEEASKHAEERKVKMSGLITVRTNEPLGVEKIKEVISKALENIEQDYESLLNIKIYTIGAPRYRVDVVGTNPKEASEALNQIISNLIKIGKEENVDISVVKK, encoded by the coding sequence ATGATTTACAGTAGAAGCAAACTACCCTCAGAAGGAGAAATTTTAATTGCAACTGTAAAACAAGTTTTTGATTATGGTAGTTATGTTTCTTTAGACGAGTATGGGGGTTTACAGGCCTTTTTGCCTTGGAGTGAAGTAAGTAGCAAATGGGTTAAGAATATAAGGGATGTTCTCAAGGAAAATAGGAAAGTTATAGTAAAAGTAATTAGGGTTGATAGGAGAAAAGGTACTGTAGATGTGTCATTAAAGAAAGTTACCGATGACGAGAGAAGAAAGAAGAATTTACAATGGAAGAAAATCCAACGATTAGATAAGATTTTGGAACTAGTATCGCAAAAACTTAAATTAAGTGAAAAAGATGCGTGGGAACAAGTTGCGTGGAAATTAGAAGCCAAGTATGGTGACCCTATTACAGCAATAGAAAAAGCTGTTAAAGAAGGAGAGAAAATACTAATTGATGCAGGAGTCCCAGAAATTTGGGTTAAGCCATTACTAGAAGAGGCTTCAAAGCACGCTGAGGAAAGGAAAGTGAAAATGTCTGGTCTTATAACAGTTAGGACAAATGAGCCATTAGGAGTTGAAAAGATTAAAGAAGTGATCTCTAAGGCTTTAGAAAACATAGAACAAGACTATGAGAGCCTATTAAATATTAAAATATATACTATTGGTGCCCCTAGATATAGGGTTGATGTAGTAGGTACTAATCCAAAGGAGGCCTCAGAGGCACTAAATCAGATTATATCTAATTTAATTAAGATAGGAAAAGAAGAAAACGTAGATATAAGTGTGGTTAAGAAATGA